The nucleotide window GATCTGCGAAGGTATGATTTTGTTCAGGATCTAGCACTTCCAGCAGCGCCGATGAAGGGTCACCCCGAAAATCCATCCCCAACTTGTCAACTTCGTCTAACAAGAATAATGGGTTACGCACCCCGGCCTTGGTTAAGCTTTGTAAAATTTTACCTGGCATCGAGCCAATATACGTGCGTCGGTGGCCGCGAATTTCTGCCTCATCACGCACGCCACCTAAAGCCATGCGGACAAATTGGCGGTTTGTCGCGCGCGCAATCGATTGGCCAAGCGAGGTCTTGCCAACTCCAGGCGGCCCAACCAAGCATAGAATAGGCGCTTTGACTTTATCAACCCGTTGTTGCACTGCAAGATACTCAAGGATCCGCTCTTTGACTTTCTCCAGACCATAGTGGTCTTCATCTAGGACTTTTTCTGCATGAGGCAAATGATTATTGACCTTGCTTTTTTTGCGCCACGGCAAGTTAATCAGCGTATCAATATAATTGCGCACCACAGTTGCTTCCGCCGACATAGGTGACATCAGCTTTAATTTTTTCAGTTCAGCTTGGGCTTTCTTTTTAGCTTCTTTAGGCATGCGCGCAGAGGTAATGCGCTTGTCAATTTCTTCAAGATCAGCCCCCTCTTCCCCTTCGCCTAATTCTTTTTGAATCGCTTTAACTTGTTCATTCAGATAATATTCGCGCTGACTTTTTTCCATTTGGCGCTTTACGCGGCCGCGAATCCGCTTTTCTACCTGCAAAATATCAATTTCTGCTTCTAGCTGCGCCAGCAAATGCTCAAACCGCTCAAGCACTGAAAAGGTTTCGAGTGCCCGTTGTTTTTGTTCAAGTTTAAGCGGTAGATGAGCTGCAATTGTATCCACTAAGCGGCCAGCTTCATCAATGTCAGCCAGTGACGTTAGAATTTCCGGCGGCAACTTCTTGTTCAGCTTCAGATACTGCTCAAACTGCGAAATGAGCGCGCGGCGCAGCGCTTCAGTCTGCGCGCTTTCAGCATGCTCTGGCGCAAGGGGTTGCGTCGTGCAAAAAAACTGCGCATCTTGCTCTTCAACTGACAGGATTGACAGAACCTTCGCGCGCTGCAGCCCTTCAACCAGCACTTTAACTGTGCCATCAGGAAGCTTAAGCATTTGCAGGATATGCGCCACGCAACCAATCTCATACATATCATGCGCCGCCGGTTCATCTTTGCCAGCCGTTTTTTGCGCCACAAGCATAATCCGCTTGCCGTTTTCCATTGCAGCATCGAGTGCTTTAATGGATTTGGGACGCCCAACAAATAATGGAATCACCATGTGCGGAAAAACCACCACATCGCGCAATGGAAGCAACGGTAACATGATGGGCTCTGATGGAAGGAGTTGAATTCCTGGCATTTTATTTTCCTATAGGTAAAATCGATTGAGCCACTTTTACAAATAGAGAGTCATGGCCATCTTAGCCGGCGCTCTGATTAGCAACTAAGGATTGCGATTCCTCATAAATGAGCAAGGGCTTACCTTCGCCTTCAATCGTATTTTCATCAATAATGACTTTGCTCACACCTTTTAGCATCGGTAATTCATACATTGTATCTAGCAGGGCCTGCTCTAAAATTGAGCGCAGGCCGCGCGCGCCAGTTTTACGGCGAATGGCTTTGCGGGCAATCGCTTGCAATGCGGCAGGCCGGATTTCAAGTACGACATTCTCCATCGCAAAAAGTTTATGGTATTGCTTAATCACTGCATTTTTCGGTTCAACCAGAATCTTGACCAACGCTGTCTCATCCAGTTTGCTGAGCGTCGCCACGACCGGCAGACGGCCAATCAATTCGGGAATCAAGCCGAACTTGATCAAATCTTCCGGTTCAACCTCAAGCAAAACTTCGCCCGCATCGCGCTCTTGACTGCTTTTGAGCGTAGCGCCAAAACCAATCCCTGTTTTTTCAGTACGGTCGATAATCACCTTTTCAAGGCCATCGAAAGCGCCACCGCAAACAAACAAGATATTGGTTGTATCGACTTGAATAAAATCTTGATTGGGATGCTTACGTCCACCTTGT belongs to Mycoavidus sp. B2-EB and includes:
- the lon gene encoding endopeptidase La, with the protein product MPGIQLLPSEPIMLPLLPLRDVVVFPHMVIPLFVGRPKSIKALDAAMENGKRIMLVAQKTAGKDEPAAHDMYEIGCVAHILQMLKLPDGTVKVLVEGLQRAKVLSILSVEEQDAQFFCTTQPLAPEHAESAQTEALRRALISQFEQYLKLNKKLPPEILTSLADIDEAGRLVDTIAAHLPLKLEQKQRALETFSVLERFEHLLAQLEAEIDILQVEKRIRGRVKRQMEKSQREYYLNEQVKAIQKELGEGEEGADLEEIDKRITSARMPKEAKKKAQAELKKLKLMSPMSAEATVVRNYIDTLINLPWRKKSKVNNHLPHAEKVLDEDHYGLEKVKERILEYLAVQQRVDKVKAPILCLVGPPGVGKTSLGQSIARATNRQFVRMALGGVRDEAEIRGHRRTYIGSMPGKILQSLTKAGVRNPLFLLDEVDKLGMDFRGDPSSALLEVLDPEQNHTFADHYVEVDFDLSDVMFVATSNSLNISPPLLDRMEVIRLSGYTEDEKVNIAQRYLMPKQKRNNGLQEGELELAEEGIRDIIRYYTREAGVRSLEREISKICRKVVKTLLLQKELKKTTSTIIVDSANLSVFLGVRKYDFGLAAKENQVGQVTGLAWTEVGGDLLTIEAAVMPGKGNVLRTGSLGDVMKESVEAARSVVRSRSRRLGITDETFEKKDIHIHVPEGATPKDGPSAGIAMATALVSALTGIAVRANVAMTGEITLRGEVLPIGGLKEKLLAAHRGGIKLVLIPEENVKDLAEIPDNVKSHIEIVPVRWFDKVLELALERLPTARPEEELKNEAVKEVPLPATVTQGVVKH